The Paraflavitalea devenefica genomic interval AACACCAGAAGAGATCATTGTGCTGCCAATTACCGAAGTTGTTACACATAATGACTTCTTCGATTACGAAGCCAAATACCAGGGGAAGAATGACGAGATAACACCGGCCAAAATAGACGAGCAAATGGCCGATACCATTCGCAAAGCAGCCCGTAAGGTGTATGAGATCCTCAATTGCCGGGGGGTAGTACGTATAGATTTCATTTACAATGAAGCTAAAAATGCACCCTATATGCTGGAAATCAATACTATACCAGGTCAAAGCGAGGCCAGTATCGTTCCCCAGCAGGTAAAGATAATGGGATGGACGCTGAAGGATTTCTATTCCTCCCTGATTGAGGATGCACTGACCAGGAGAACAAAAAAATAAAGCAAGCGATAAGTTGTCAGCAAGCGTAAATTGCGGCAGCCATGCTGAATTCTGAATCCTGGATGCTGGATTCTGTATTTTAAATTCTACAAATGTTCAAATTCATTACGAAGCGACCACTGTGGCAGAACATACTGTTTGCTATCATCCTGGTCATTATCCTTATTTTCCTTTTTTTGCAATCTCTTAACCTGATCACCAAACATGGCGATACGCTGGTGATCCCGTCTGTTACCGGCAGGTCTTTCGACGATGCCAAAAAGCTGCTGGAAGAGGAGGGATTTGAAGTGAAGATCCAGGATTCCATCTATAACGATACGGCCAAAGCCCTCGCTGTATTGCGCCAGTTTCCGGAAGGGGAAGCTATTGTAAAGGCAAACCGGATCGTTTACCTCACCATCAACAGGGCAGTGCCGCCGGAAATTGAAATGCCCAACCTGGAAAGACTTACTTTCCGCAGTGCCGAGCTGGCCATCAAACAATATGGCCTTAAGCTGGAGGATACGGTCTATGAACCCAACTTTGCCAGGAACGCGGTATTGGAACAGCATTATAAAGGCCAGCGTATCAAGCCCGGTACCCGCTTACCCATGGGCAGTGGCATCACGTTGGTATTGGGTAATGGGCTGGGGCAGGAGCAGATCCCGGTGCCGGACCTCTTTGGAAAAACCTTTACAGAAGCCAAAGTATTGCTGGAATCCTATGGTTTCGGCGTGGGCGCCACGGTCTTTGAGTCGGGCGATAGCGCGAATGCTTATATTTTCAAACAACAGCCGGCACCTGTACAACCCGATGGCCGCCTCAATATGATACGCCAGGGACAGTCGATAGATATATGGCTGCAGGCTACCATGCCGGTAAGGGCAACAGCGCCGGACAGCACCACACAACAACCTCAATAATTATCAATAACCAGTATATGCAGAACATTACAGCAGAAGAAGTAAAAGCACGTATGGATGCCGGTGAACAACTGAACCTGGTAGATGTACGGGAGCCACATGAACATGCTGATTTCAACATCGGAGGTACCTTATATCCCCTCGGAAAGATCATGACGATGATGGTAGATGAGCTGGAACCACTCAAAGAAACAGAAGTGATCGTTTACTGCCGCAGCGGCAACCGCAGCGGACAAGCAGCCATGATCCTCGACACACTCGGGTTCAAAGACACCAAGAACCTGGTAGGTGGCATGATGGGCTGGGAAGGTAAATATGGTAGATAATATCTATAACCGGAACTTATACGGAATAAGCATCGGCACCCGCTTTTGATAGGCCTTATATTCGGCCCCAAACTCCCTGTGCAGTTTCTTTTCCTCCCACAGAGCGCCTATCCAGGTGTACAGGGTGATCATGCTGCAGGTGATGAGGTAGTGAAGCACGGGAAACAAGAGGAAGAACGACCACAATGCCAGCAAGGTGCCAAAATAAAGCGGATGTCTTACATACCGGTTCAGTCCCCGGGTTGCCAGGCCCATGTTGGATTGTTGCTGCGGAAACAGCACATCAATACCACTCAGGTAGAAAAAGTACCGGCGAATGCAGATACCCATAATGGTAAGACCGGCCAATGCCAGGATATTACCTGCGATCTGTAATACCAGGGGTACACGCCACAACCAGGTGGCCGGTAATTGTAGTTCATAGATAACGATGGCTGCCAGCAGAAGCAGGGCAATGAAAGAATAGATAAGCCGGTAATACGGGAAGTAAGTGCCCGACCTGCGTTCCACCCAACGTTTCCACCAATCGGCTGCCAGCAGGCTATGCGTAAGCCCGAAAAATATCCATAGCCCTGCTAAATATAAGTAAGCTACCATTGGTCATCCGTTAAGCGCTAATAGCTAAAGGCTAAAAGCTAACCCCTACACTTTCACTGCCAGCGTACACCCATTGCCCGGTGCAGACAGGATCTCCATCTCCCCATTAAACACTTCAATACGGTTACGGATATTATTCAGGCCCATGCCCGGTTTACTTTGTAACGGGTCGAAGCCGGCGCCGTTGTCCTGTACGGTGAGCTGTACACGGTCATTGTAGTGCGCCAGGCGAATAACCACCGTAGTGGCATTGGCATGTTTCAGCACATTATTCAGTTGCTCCTGTATAATGCGGTAAATAACCAGTTGCTTATTATCGGGTACCCGCGATTCATCAAAGCCTGCATGTTCTACCTTGAAATGGATCTCTTTTGCCTGCTGTATGTCGTCAATCAATTGGTACAGACTTTCCAGCAGGCTCTGCTCATTCAGGGCAGGAGGCAGCAGGGAACGGGAGAGGCCCCGGATCTCTTCAATGGTCTGTGTAATATAGCCGGAGCTTTTGCGCAATAATTCTTCCCGCATCTTCGGATTTACCAGCGCATGCTGAATGTACAGTTTAACAACGCCCAGCAACTGGTTGATATTATCGTGGAGTTCTTCCCCCAATTTCTTGCGTTCCGCTTCTTCTGCCTGTAATACACTTTGCGCCAGCTCATCCTTGTGTTTGGTTTGCGTTTCCACCAGTTGCTGTTGCAAAGCCCGTTGGTCCGTTACATCCTGCATGGCGCCTATCAGGCGGTATGGCCGTCCTGATTTATTGCGCAGGATAAATCCACGGTCAAAAATGGTTTTATAAGAGCCGTCCTTACAGCGGAACCGGTATTCATCCTGCCATACGGTTCCACCCATATCCAACTTGGTATCAATGGTATCCAGCACGCGGTTCTTATCATCCGGGTGCAGGTTATTGGTCCACCAATGATAATTGTCCTGCAATTCATCGGCCGTATAGCCAAATAGTTCCTGTAAGGTGCGGTTGGTATAGCACTCTTTGGTGACCATATTGTAATCCCAGATCGCATCATTGGTAGCCATGCCCAGCAATTGGTTCCGTTCAAGTATCTCTTCCTGTTGCCGGTTGGCTCTCTCGATATCTCCATACAGTTTACGGCTTACCAGCCAAATGAGCAGCGCCGCCAGCACCATGAATAATATGCCCTTGTAATTCTGTAATCTATTGTAAGCATCCAGGTCATTATTGGTAAAGGTGAGGGTCAGGGAATCAGAAAACAATATCCAGGCGGTGCCGAATACAAGAAAGGCCAGTGAGAGTTTTACAGAGGAGGGCAGTGGATTTTTCATAACAAAAGGCTCTGGACTACAATATTGCGAAAAAAATACCTGTATTCCATACCAATTATAGATTTCAGCATAAAAAAATACGCAGCCTGCTGCATACAATGCACCATCCACGCAGGATTTGCCAGCAACCAGTAACCAGCAACTTGTATTTCTTCCCCTATCTTTGCGCCATGCATTACGTTTCTGTAGAGGGTCTTACCAAGTCATACGGTATCAAACCACTTTTTGAGAATATTTCATTCCACATAGAAGAAGGGGATAAAATAGCACTGGTCGCCAGGAATGGCAGCGGTAAATCCACCTTGCTCAAAATACTGGCCGGTAAAGAAACGGCCGATGAAGGAAAGGCGTGGATCAACAAGGAAGTGACCGTGGCCCTGTTCGACCAGGACCCTGTTTTCCAGGAGCATCTTTCCGTGCTGGACAATATTTTCCACCACAATCACCCCATCATCAACGCTATCAAGGAATATGAGGCTGTTAGTGAAGAAGGTACGCCGGAGCAGGTGAGTGAGGCCATTGTAAAAATGGATGAGTTGGGCGCCTGGGACTTCGATGCCAGTGTAAAGCAAATATTGGGAAAACTGAATATTCACCAGTTGAACCAACCCGCCGGCACCCTGTCGGGTGGGCAGCGCAAGCGGGTGGCCCTTGCCAAAACACTCATAGATATCGGTTTTGAACACAAGCACGTATTGCTCATCATGGACGAGCCCACCAACCACCTCGATGTGGAAATGGTGGAATGGCTGGAGCATTACCTCAACCAGCAGCATGTAACCTTACTGCTGGTAACCCACGACCGTTACTTCCTGGACAATGTGTGCGAAGAGATCTGGGAAATGGACCGCAGCGACCTGGTGGTATACAAGGGTAGTTATGAGAACTACCTCGAAAAGAAAGCGGCCCGCATGGAAAGCGAAGCGGCCAGCATTGACAAGGCCCGCAATACTTATCGCCGTGAGCTGGAATGGATGCGCAAACAACCGAAGGCGCGCACCACCAAATCCAAAAGCCGGCAGGATGCCTTCTATGTAGTGGAATCCAAAGCCAAACAACGTATTGAAGAACAGAAGCTGCAGCTTGATGTGAAGATGAGCAGACTGGGG includes:
- a CDS encoding PASTA domain-containing protein gives rise to the protein MFKFITKRPLWQNILFAIILVIILIFLFLQSLNLITKHGDTLVIPSVTGRSFDDAKKLLEEEGFEVKIQDSIYNDTAKALAVLRQFPEGEAIVKANRIVYLTINRAVPPEIEMPNLERLTFRSAELAIKQYGLKLEDTVYEPNFARNAVLEQHYKGQRIKPGTRLPMGSGITLVLGNGLGQEQIPVPDLFGKTFTEAKVLLESYGFGVGATVFESGDSANAYIFKQQPAPVQPDGRLNMIRQGQSIDIWLQATMPVRATAPDSTTQQPQ
- a CDS encoding rhodanese-like domain-containing protein, yielding MQNITAEEVKARMDAGEQLNLVDVREPHEHADFNIGGTLYPLGKIMTMMVDELEPLKETEVIVYCRSGNRSGQAAMILDTLGFKDTKNLVGGMMGWEGKYGR
- a CDS encoding methyltransferase family protein, with the protein product MVAYLYLAGLWIFFGLTHSLLAADWWKRWVERRSGTYFPYYRLIYSFIALLLLAAIVIYELQLPATWLWRVPLVLQIAGNILALAGLTIMGICIRRYFFYLSGIDVLFPQQQSNMGLATRGLNRYVRHPLYFGTLLALWSFFLLFPVLHYLITCSMITLYTWIGALWEEKKLHREFGAEYKAYQKRVPMLIPYKFRL
- a CDS encoding sensor histidine kinase yields the protein MKNPLPSSVKLSLAFLVFGTAWILFSDSLTLTFTNNDLDAYNRLQNYKGILFMVLAALLIWLVSRKLYGDIERANRQQEEILERNQLLGMATNDAIWDYNMVTKECYTNRTLQELFGYTADELQDNYHWWTNNLHPDDKNRVLDTIDTKLDMGGTVWQDEYRFRCKDGSYKTIFDRGFILRNKSGRPYRLIGAMQDVTDQRALQQQLVETQTKHKDELAQSVLQAEEAERKKLGEELHDNINQLLGVVKLYIQHALVNPKMREELLRKSSGYITQTIEEIRGLSRSLLPPALNEQSLLESLYQLIDDIQQAKEIHFKVEHAGFDESRVPDNKQLVIYRIIQEQLNNVLKHANATTVVIRLAHYNDRVQLTVQDNGAGFDPLQSKPGMGLNNIRNRIEVFNGEMEILSAPGNGCTLAVKV